The genomic DNA AAAAATAGGAACAATTTAAAGGACGTTCATTCCGGTATCGTTCAACTTAGCAATCTCCCGGAAGCAAGTTTCGATATTATTACCCTTTGGGACGTGATAGAACATATTCCTAAGCCTCAAAGTCTGATCCAGTATTTATATAAATTATTAAAGCCGAACGGATTCCTGTTTTTGCAAACGCCCAATTTCCCCGTTCAGCTATTTAAAGCCGAACTGAAAGTTCTTTTTTTCGGAATGCAACCCGACAACCATTACCTTGAGGTGAAAGACCATATAAATAATTACTCGGAAAGAACCTTGAAATTACTCGCCAATCAATGCAGGTTCTCCTCCATAGAGTTTACGATGCTGAAACCGATAGCGTCAATATCGGGGCTTACGTCCAAGATGGGTGCGCCGCTAAAGAAAATGTTTTATTTTTTTACGCTTTTGATTTGGCATATAACGTTTCGAAAAGTGAATATAAACCTCACTTTATTTGCGCTACTCCGGAAAAATAAGCGATTCATTGAGTAACGACGCGGCCGCCATCAAGACTTAATATAAAATTCAATCCCGCTTCCAGGCTAGGAGATTCCCAATAATCTCCTAGTCTATGAATCTTTTTCTCTATTATGATATGTCCGGCTTTTTTGTTTTGTAGAATTGAATGTACATAGATTGCATTTATTCCGAACATAAGCGCCCCCTCGATATCTCCCTCAAACGAATCGCCGATCATGTATGTAGCTTGATCTTTTCCGGAATCGAATTCCATAGCTTTTTCGAAAATGATACGAGCTGGCTTTTCAGCTCCCGCTTCTTGAGAAGTCATAAGTTTGTACGGAAACGGTTTGGGAAATAGAACCGTTAATTTTAGGAGCTGCGTTCTCAAATTTTCATTCGTTAGAAGAACTATATCTCGATTTTCCGCAATATCAATCAAGAGGCGGAGAATTCTATCAAAGTCTTTCTTATGCTTGCGCTTCCACTCTTTGATTCCGTTCAGAAAATATCGAAAGTATGCGGCTTCCAATTTAAGCACCCATCCTGGGTCAGTCCGCCCGAAAAGCGATTCGGACATTTTCTTAAAATAGAGTATTCTTAGCTGGTTAGTCGGACTCTTGGGCAAATCTCGCTTCGTTTCGGAACGTGCATTATTATAGAATTGTCGAAATTGATTAGAATTCTTAAACCCGAATTCTCGCGCGCTCTTCTCCAATTGTTTAATTGTCGCTTCATAAATCGCAACAGAATCAAAAAGAGTATTATCCAAATCCAGGAGAAGTGCCATACGGGAAATTTTTCCTCTTAATGCCAAATGCCAAGGAGAATATGAAAACATTCTTTCTTTTCCTTGCGCCGACGGTCCGTTGAAATAAGATACGATTGCTCGGTATGAATAACGATCTTTTTTCTAGAAAAGTATTCCTTTCAACGCTTGTTGCCTGCGCTAGTTTTCTCGGACTCGCAGGAATTCTTAAGTTTCGCAAAAAACCGATTCAAGGCTCCATTTTAGGACCGGATAAAAATCTAGGTCATAAACTTCGCGATTCATCCACCGTTACGAGTTCAAAGAGCGATTCAATTAAAACCAAAGTATTGATTGCGGGCGGAGGAATATCCGGCCTTGCTGTTGGATATTATCTAAAAAAAATAGGGTTCGAGGATTTTCTCATTCTAGATCTAGAAAAGGAAGCGGGGGGAAATTCTCGTTATGAAGAACGTTCCGGATTCAAATTTCCTTGGGGCGCTCATTACCTTCCTCAACCGGGTAAGGAAGCCGTGCTAGTTCGAAAATTTTTGGAGGAGATCGGGCTCGTAATCGGAAAAGATTCCGACGGTGATCCGATTTATTCCGAAACTTCGCTCTGTTTCGATCCGGATGAACGCCTTTTCTATCAAGGCAGATGGCAGGCAGGACTTTTTCCGCGACGAACCGGCGAACCCGACGAACAAGAATATAAATTTAAACGTCTACTTACTTTTTGGAAGAACCGAATCGGACGCGATGGAAGAAAACCGTTCACGATTCCGATCGACTTATCTTCTAGAGATCCTGTATTCTTAAAATTAGATACTATTCCCTTTGCAGCGTATCTAAAATCGGAAGGTATTCATTCTCCGGAAATTCTTTGGTATGCGGACTACTGTGTAAGAGACGATTACGGGGGAAATTCGGAAAGCATCTCTGCTTGGGCAGGCCTTCATTATTTTTGTTCGCGTCCCCATGACGAGGGAGAATTTCCGAGCGTCCTAACTTGGCCGGAGGGAAACGGATTCCTGATGGAAAAATTAAGATCTAAGTCAAAGGATCAAATTCGAACTTCTCAATTAGTCCAAAGGATCGGAAAATCGTCGAAAAAATGGGAGACCATCGTTTACGATAATCTCTCTCAAACGACTACGAATTACACATCCGATCAGGTCGTTTATGCACTTCCTTCCTTTACGCGAAAATATATCTTAGGAGAACGAGATTCTTTCCTGAACGAATTACAATATTCTCCTTGGTTAGTCGCGAATCTCTTCGTTGAAGAAGTCCCGGAAGGGAAAGGTCATCCCCCTGCATGGGAGAATGTTATTTATCGAGGCTCCGGACTCGGATACGTAGTATCCACTCATCAAGACCTTAGAGCCCAAAGACCTCAGTCCGTGCTTACATATTATCAAGCGTTCGGAGGAAAAGATACTTTCGCATCTCGTCG from Leptospira fainei serovar Hurstbridge str. BUT 6 includes the following:
- a CDS encoding HAD family hydrolase codes for the protein MFSYSPWHLALRGKISRMALLLDLDNTLFDSVAIYEATIKQLEKSAREFGFKNSNQFRQFYNNARSETKRDLPKSPTNQLRILYFKKMSESLFGRTDPGWVLKLEAAYFRYFLNGIKEWKRKHKKDFDRILRLLIDIAENRDIVLLTNENLRTQLLKLTVLFPKPFPYKLMTSQEAGAEKPARIIFEKAMEFDSGKDQATYMIGDSFEGDIEGALMFGINAIYVHSILQNKKAGHIIIEKKIHRLGDYWESPSLEAGLNFILSLDGGRVVTQ
- a CDS encoding NAD(P)-binding protein, which codes for MNNDLFSRKVFLSTLVACASFLGLAGILKFRKKPIQGSILGPDKNLGHKLRDSSTVTSSKSDSIKTKVLIAGGGISGLAVGYYLKKIGFEDFLILDLEKEAGGNSRYEERSGFKFPWGAHYLPQPGKEAVLVRKFLEEIGLVIGKDSDGDPIYSETSLCFDPDERLFYQGRWQAGLFPRRTGEPDEQEYKFKRLLTFWKNRIGRDGRKPFTIPIDLSSRDPVFLKLDTIPFAAYLKSEGIHSPEILWYADYCVRDDYGGNSESISAWAGLHYFCSRPHDEGEFPSVLTWPEGNGFLMEKLRSKSKDQIRTSQLVQRIGKSSKKWETIVYDNLSQTTTNYTSDQVVYALPSFTRKYILGERDSFLNELQYSPWLVANLFVEEVPEGKGHPPAWENVIYRGSGLGYVVSTHQDLRAQRPQSVLTYYQAFGGKDTFASRRLMFERTWKDWKDQILLDLKKPHPNIESLVSKLDIMTHAHAMIRPIPGFLWSGIREKLATSQDGLHFAHSDLSGLSIFEEALFRGHEAFKKVKLRLGKES
- a CDS encoding class I SAM-dependent methyltransferase: MNHACYLCGDEKHVILFIEKGIPIVRCSNCGHVFSTYKQDEHYESYWGEEIGYDLGWWDLAHREIYKDFINKYLFPAQGRILDVGCGLGFFIKAVNANRSGWETVGYDISEKAIEYAKNRNNLKDVHSGIVQLSNLPEASFDIITLWDVIEHIPKPQSLIQYLYKLLKPNGFLFLQTPNFPVQLFKAELKVLFFGMQPDNHYLEVKDHINNYSERTLKLLANQCRFSSIEFTMLKPIASISGLTSKMGAPLKKMFYFFTLLIWHITFRKVNINLTLFALLRKNKRFIE